Proteins encoded together in one Salvelinus fontinalis isolate EN_2023a chromosome 6, ASM2944872v1, whole genome shotgun sequence window:
- the LOC129857272 gene encoding myelin-associated glycoprotein-like has product MGIEQLLWYFLTHCFWLGGMGVDASSWTAEVPSSVSGLQGSPIVIPCSFKSPDPEKKPAEFTGIWLKDKNEVIYHKDSSKIIQDYKGRTELVGDLLQKNCSLRINPLHCSDKGPFTFRIEIKDYNKYSYTEDTVSIVVCSSPGPPSLSVMEEVKVGEEVSASCSVSHSCPSDSPRITWSHSGISSVQSQQLTKGQWEVTSSLTFNPSSTDHNQSLVCTAAYRGGGKTTKTLKTLNVKYAPVDVKVKGVSSVKEGDSVELRCSSDSNPAAHSYRWHNSRGRLPTTGPTLTLENVTRLTEALYCTAINTEGQGQSSPLKLNVEYPPEIKVGSACTSDISMVTCLCIVNLEPPGTVEWSLPAEPLPILPSTRHERHGSVTMVTLQRALGFSETVHCHASNTQGNATLSFTVSTNDKMLMLYVSIGIAALVVVVILVPMSALLLNKKGGRSRSDLPVTSKQDMDTSKCASSDPSTSREEQKDTSSEINTNYYTSNHLYGNIEAEEDGDPFECEGGDDSVYGNM; this is encoded by the exons ATGGGAATTGAACAACTGCTGTGGTATTTTCTTACTCACTGCTTTTGGCTTGGAG GGATGGGAGTTGATGCCTCGTCATGGACTGCTGAGGTGCCCAGCTCAGTCTCTGGCCTACAGGGCTCACCCATTGTGATTCCTTGCTCATTCAAATCCCCGGATCCAGAGAAGAAGCCCGCTGAATTCACTGGCATCTGGCTCAAAGACAAAAATGAGGTTATATACCACAAAGACAGCTCCAAAATCATTCAAGACTACAAGGGTCGTACAGAGCTGGTGGGAGACCTCCTGCAGAAGAACTGCTCTCTCAGAATCAACCCTCTCCATTGCAGTGACAAAGGACCCTTTACTTTCAGGATTGAAATCAAAGACTATAACAAGTATTCATACACAGAGGACACAGTCTCCATTGTAGTATGCA GCTCTCCAGGCCCCCCCTCTCTGTCAGTGATGGAGGAGGTGAAGGTGGGGGAGGAGGTATCTGCCTCCTGCTCTGTGTCTCACTCCTGCCCATCTGATTCCCCTCGCATCACCTGGAGCCACTCCGGAATATCCAGTGTCCAATCACAGCAGCTGACCAAGGGCCAGTGGGAAGTGACGTcatccctgacctttaaccccagcAGTACTGATCACAACCAGTCTCTGGTCTGCACAGCAGCttacagggggggggggaagacAACGAAAACGTTGAAAACTCTCAATGTCAAAT ATGCCCCAGTGGATGTGAAGGTTAAGGGAGTGTCCAGTGTGAAGGAGGGAGACTCTGTAGAACTGAGATGCTCCAGTGACAGTAACCCTGCTGCACACAGCTACCGCTGGCACAACAGCAGAGGGCGTCTGCCCACCACTGGACCCACACTCACACTGGAGAATGTGACCAGACTCACTGAAGCCCTCTACTGCACTGCCATCAACACAGAGGGACAAGGTCAATCCAGCCCACTGAAGCTCAATGTAGAGT ACCCCCCTGAGATCAAAGTGGGCTCTGCCTGCACTTCAGACATCTCTATGGTAACATGTCTGTGCATTGTGAATTTGGAGCCCCCCGGCACTGTGGAGTGGTCTCTTCCAGCCGAACCCCTGCCCATCCTGCCCAGTACCAGACATGAGAGGCATGGGTCAGTTACCATGGTGACCCTACAGAGGGCACTAGGCTTCTCAGAGACCGTCCACTGCCATGCCAGCAACACACAGGGCAATGCCACCTTGTCCTTCACTGTGTCCACAAATG ataAGATGTTGATGCTATACGTTTCAATTGGTATTGCTGCATTAGTGGTGGTAGTAATACTAGTTCCCATGTCAGCTCTCCTATTGAACAAGAAGGG TGGGAGGAGTCGTAGTGACCTGCCAGTAACCAGTAAGCAGGATATGGATACATCCAAGTGTGCTTCCTCAGATCCCTCAACATCAAG GGAGGAGCAGAAAGACACCAGCAGTGAAATCAACACAAACTACTACACCAGCAATCACCTATATGGCAACATagag GCTGAAGAGGATGGCGACCCATTCGAGTGTGAGGGTGGAGATGATTCAGTCTATGGTAACATGTGA